The Solanum lycopersicum chromosome 2, SLM_r2.1 DNA window tgtcgatcccatcttgcaccaaaatcgatcacacacgctcgaagcatatcttcgAATACCTGGatggtccgctcagattgaccatttgtctgagggtgaaatgccgtactcatatctaactgagtacccagaccatgttgtaatgccttccagaagtgagaagtaaatagtgaacctctatctgatatgatagaaagaggaactccatgtagtcgcacaatctgactgatatatagttcggctaacttttctgctgtaTACTTTACCTGAACCGGGATGAAGcgggcagacttggtcagcctatcaacaacaacccaaatagagtcataacagcccactgtggtaggcaaacccacaacaaagttcatagtaatccgctcccacttccaagtaggaataggcatcctctgagatacacccccgggccgctggtgctcacatttgacctgctggcaagtcaaacacctagaaacaaagtctgaaatatctctcttcatcccacaccaccagtaatgctgactcagatcatgatacatcttcgcctctcccggatggatggaataccgagtacaatgggcctcctcaagaatcaatGTAATCAAATCGCCTGTCCTGGGCACACAAATTTTGCCTCCGATCcgcaagacaccatcagaatcaatgacagcctccttagcttcccctctcaatactttgtctcgaatgagacataatttttcatcatcaaattaGTGTGCACGAAtttgctcgactaaagaagaccgagcctcaataaaagcaatcatcccatcacttTTTTCTGAAATCTGCAAGAGGAAaagactgttagctaatatctgcacatctctagccaatggtctctccataatactaagcgctgcaagactccccatgctaggagtcttcctactcagagcatcggccacaacattggcctttcctagatgatacagaatggtcacatcatagtccttcagcaactcaagccatctccgttgcctcaagttcaaatccctctggctaaagatatattgaagactccgatgatcagtgaagatctccCAATGCACCctatacaaataatgacgccataacttaagtacaaataccacagccgccaactccaaatcatgagtagggtagttttTCTCATGGATTTCatttgcctagaagcataagcaatcactttccccttctgcatcaacacaccacccaaacgaactcctgaagcatcacaatacacagtaaagtctacaccttcctcaggtagagtcaacacaggagcagaagtcaacaaagtcttgagcttttgaaagctctcctcacactcatcagaccactgaaaactcaCATCTTGTCGAGTCAATAtagtcaatggagctgcaatagtagagaaactctgaacaaatcactcgataatagcctgccaatcccacaaaactcctaatctcagtaggtgaagtaggtcgcatccagcctctaactgcctcaatcttggccggatctactctaataccctcattggacaccacgtgtcccaagaatgtcacagaagtaagccagaactcacactttgagaacttggcatacaacttctcttctctcaacctgtGAAGTACAATTCAcaggtgtcggacatggtcctcctcagtcttagagtaaacaaagatgtcatcgatgaaaacaatcacaaaagaatcaaggtatggtcgaaacaccccattcatcaactccatgaatgctgcaggggcattagtcaatccgaaggacatcactagaaactcataatgcccataccgggtccgaaaagctgtcttagggatatctgatgccctaatcttcaactgatgatacccagacctcaaatcaatcttagagaacaatgatgctccctgtaactgatcaaataagtgatcaatacgcggaagaggatacttattcttaactgttaccttgttcaactgtttgtaatcaatacacattctcatagtcccatccttcttcttcacaaacaatacaggggcaccccaaggtgatacactagggcgaataaaacccttactcaataaatcttgcaactgatccttcaattctttcaactctgctggggccatacgatatggaggtatagaaataggcttagtgcccggctccaaatcaatagcaaaatcgatatccctatcgggaggaacacctggaagatcagaaggaaattcatcgagaaactcctgaaccacgggaacagagtccatggaaagtggttcaacactagtatcccgaataaacgCTAAGTAAGAAAAATACCCCCTCTCCACCAATTtctgagcacggataaaagagatgaccttgttaggataagaaccactagcactcttccactcaaccttCGGAAtaccaggcattgctaaagtcaaAGTCTtggcattacaatcaaggacaacatgataaggagaaagccaatccatacccaagataacatcaaagtctaccatccccagaatgattaagtctacccaagtgtcatacccagccaatgaaataagacaggatcgatatactcgatccaccactaagggcttacccacgggtgtagaaacaagaataggtacagtcatgctatcacgtatcatatcaaatttagcagcaaaatacgtagacacataagagaatgtagaacctaGATCAAATaacacagacgcaggtcgatggcatactgggatgatacctgtaataacagcatcGGAGGTCTCCGCCTCGggtctcccggggaaagcatagcagtggcctcctcgtccacctccatcctgggtgatacctctacccccactctgctgagctgcaacacactactagaaactctatcacctctacctcACTGAACTCTgcacgacctctaccctgtggtgctggtggtctagtttggaatgaagaattaggtcgaggcccaccacgacccctttgtgtagtacactgccgcattagatgatTGGGATCTccataagtaaaacaaaatctctgacctgggaactgttgtgtggaccctgaaaacccactaAAATTTCCGCGCCCTGTAGGTCGCTGCTGTGAACCGTACGAGCTCTGACCCGGGCTATAAGAACTcctagatgtctggccaccctcagatgtcggcatagatgcatgaataggtccccgctgttgaaaagaaccactcactctctgtgatcccctacctccagatgaggcaccatgaaactgaCCTGATATACGAGctcttttagggtccccaaactcctctcttTCCATTAATTCCgcctctttggcggcgctcacaatAGAATGGAAAGAAGTCCCCTCCCTAGATGTCCTaaacacagctgacctgatagagaaagtcaatcccctcacaaatctgcggatcctctctttcacatttggaataatggcaaacgcatgcctagacaactggcaaaaacgcgcctcatactctgtaaccgataaaccatcctgGCTCAgtctctcaaacctcaagcgactctcctctctcacgctccatgggataaaacgatcttggaatgctaccgcaaactgctcccaagtcactggaggagatccaactggcaaacatcccgaataagtcctccaacagtctctcgctggtccacgaagctggagtgtagcatatcaaaccccatgtgactcagctaatccaaccacctaTAGTAACTCTCGGCatgtagttagaaactcatgagcgtcctcgctcttcccaccctgaaactgaggtgggtccatctttcgaaatctctcatacctacgctgctcatcctctgtcaaAACAACAGtcgatgcaacttgacccccaattgctggtgcaacatcattaTGAACCGCGGAatctactggtagttgccccaccgcatcTTGAACAGCTGGATcttgttgctgctcttgggtctgagccccctTTCTAGTACGggagtcatgtggtgtggtagttgcaccaccaccctgagaaaagccCTCTAACACtcttaacaccctcaatagcatatcctgaagcaaaggtgtgactacgggatctggaggaacctggtcctctctgtcatcaatctgaggttcggtagagacctctctagcaagacctctcactggtgctgctccacgtccacgacctctggctactgtcgtactactagcacgacctctagctcgagatctacccttacccctagctggggcctcaacaactgcctcgggaagtgcctcccctctaccaccagtcacattagttctagtcctcgtcatctgtcaaaagagtatacaacaactcagtactaacgAAGGTAACTACAcacgatgagaaagaatgaacaaaaggaagtttcctagtaatcttTATAGCCTCTCAGAGATGAGTAtagacgtctccgtactgatccttgagactctacaTAGACTCGGCTTttatacacgtgagacctatgaacctggggctctgataccattttgtcacgaccaagAAAATGGGTGTGATAGCACTCGCCATaccccaccaagacaagtcagcctaaaccccaatatctaacaaagtgcggaagtaaatgacaatccaacaacaattcctattatgaaaccatgtcatattaatccaatccccaaaatcaggttgtcacgtccacaagcctctaatgtaaatattagaattgaaataaaatagaagtctaacatgaagttgtctttcaagtaaaaacaaagtcataaactggagtagggaAGTTCgttgagatgacaagcagctacctcacaatcctccacaagatgcctcggaaacgaagagaatggaagATATCACAAAAatccgggctcgtaacctacaaaaaatttgtagaagcaaggggtgagtaccaaaccatgCGGTACCCAACAaacaaacctctaaacacaagttaagtgaacaaaatacgggtactccttacgtCCTATGTAAACatccacgctacagcctaacagtttaccaaacacaccaaTCAATAACCAcgctctatcagtttacacattctcaataacaactcaatattcaacaatcacaagcttcacagagaaacaatcacaagatcagcaaaaacacatgttcaagttcatcaataataaaaatgtgcaatgccatgagatgcagtgtcaaatatcgtgatgcatgtctttcttaacgatacacacccgctgtctctcagtccgggacccatgggggacatatctgtccatgcatctgtcgcggcgcacgacacgaccctcgataaaatagtaaccttcgcggcgcgcgatacgtccctcgaaatataatattcatcgcggcgcgcgatacgaccctcgaaaatagtacatcatcctcttaccacaaccatgtctcatatacaatgcaaatgacatgctcaaatgaaaaggagaggataaccatttgataacaaagcacaatttacgacaagaaatacaacaccaacaattaaacaacaagtctccaaatcattctcaacatcacacaaggaaatacacgaatttcgtacgcttaacaagagtttagaaatccacttgccttagtcaATCGAATAATCAGtctgggacttgagccttcccttttcgTTGAACTTTCGAATCGATGCAACCTATTCAAGTAAATATATTCACTATAAGATTTCGGTACTAACAATAcccacatttatttatttatttgtgtttaaccttgacttaaaaattcaccaaatttataatcaagtttgtaattcttgatgtcaattaaaatttcctctatcataattttttttttcaagtttcaagcctaggattaaatttctattattttttttccactaTCATAATTCAAATGACATTCAGTCAACAccatacatataatatttaattacccaTGCCTACCTATCAAAATTAGATTCACAGTAAAATGAAACTTTGCACTACTAGTTTAATTGGAATAGTGCTAATGAACccctattattattacttatttttgttCTTCTGTTTAACAATATGGCCAATGATTGGCTCATTATGACCAATCATTGGCTCATTATGGCCAATTCAAATATTCCCCATTGTTTCTCCTAGTTTCCCAGAAACATTAACGTACCAGTTAGCCACGAAAAATTATAACTACTAATTTTTTTCACTCAATAGTTTTAGCACttaatttaatgttttatacaatttcatTGTTTCTCTAATGCTACTAATAATAGCCTTCAGATGGCCTTCAACTATCACCGTTTACGGGTGGCTCAAATTGCACTAAAAAGGTGCCTTAATTTCTCAATAAACCCAGATCTTGAATTCATATCATATCCCATTTATCACACATAattgacaaattaaaaataattacgtCAAAGTACCATGGATTGTTACCTGAAGATCAAAGAAAACCTCTCGTGTGCGTCGGCTTAGGTAGGTTTCTGCCTCCccttattttatcaattaatagtTTATTAAAAACTGACAAATAcactaacttattttttaatacattaCCCTAATAGTATAGGATCTTAAATAAAAGATCACTTTAGTCCAAAACTATCTATTAATTCCATTATTTACAAtcaatcataaataaattaactcaagttacactaatatttaaaatttccaaaaatgaccttctgggtcattatacaatataattaactaactataaaaaatttaaaaatattatactaaatattactaaataaaaaaatactattacttttttctaatttacatTGTAGAAGTTTATCATCACATAATTATCCATTTCACTTAGATATGTTTCTAATTTAAGATATGTATTAGTgagttagtatatatttttttgataacatatatattttgctgttatattttttaaaaatagtgatAATTCATCTTTTCGAGGACaaattgaatttcatcaaaTACTAAGTTCTCATTTTAAATCCGGTAATTcaatagtatatattaaatagcgaaatataatatttaaaacttgattgagaaaatattttttaagattgtGTTACTTAAAATAGAGAGAGATTTGTGGAATGAAATAAGGAAGAAATAAACATTGGTTTACGGATCTATGATTTATGTAACCTCGGGGGTTAGAGAGTAAAATATGGGAgttctaaaatttttaaaactagtAGGGAATAATGAGAATTAGGAAAAGAAAAACTGTGTATGCatgtaatttatcttttttttttaaaaaaaagtatcagtgttttgattgatttttgaatatcaaaataatgattttattccTATGAGTTTCTGTCATTTTAAAATcgttcttcttttcttgaaattaCTATCTATATTAGGCTTAAGTAAAGCTTGTTTTCTACTTTgtttttcatgtatatttttaagttattctttctattatttttggGATCACTAATGTGATGATATTGTATCAACAcctataataatattatcaacgcatataataataacattaaatagACTGAGGTACAAGCATGTCACAAGCTCAAACTCTATTGTGAAAAAGGTTTAGTATTTAAGTAAAGAAGGATGGAACGTGACTCGTTATCCATTGAGCTTTCGAGACAAAACAAcagatttataaaaaatttataaatattactaaataaaaaaatactatttcttttttctaatttacatTGTAGAAGTTTATCATCACATAATTATTCATTTCACTTAGATATGTTTCTAATTTAGGATATGTATTAGTgagttagtatatatttttttggtaacatatatattttgctgttatattttttaaaaatagtgatAATTCATCTTTTCGAGGGTaaattgaatttcatcaaaTACTAAGTTCTCATTTTTAATCCGGTAATTCAATAGTATATATGAAATAgcgaaatataatattttaaacttgattgagaaaataatttttaagattgTGTTACTTAAAATAGAGAGAGATTTGTGGAATGAAATAAGGAAGAAATAAACATTAGTTTAGGGATCTATGATTTATGTAACCTTGGGGGTTAGAGAGTAAAATATGGGAgttctaaaatttttaaaactagtAGGGAATAATGagaattatgaaaagaaaaagtgtGTATGCatgtaatttatcttttaaaaaaaaagtatcagtgttttgattgatttttgaatatcaaaataatgattttattccTACGAGTTTCTGTCCTTTTAAAATcgttcttcttttcttgaaattaCTATCTGTATTAGGTTTAAGTAAAGCTTGTTTTCTACTTTGTTTTTCATGTACATTTTTAAGTTattctttctattatttttggGATCACTAATGTGATGATATTGTATCAACAcgtataataatattatcaacgcatataataataactttaaatAGACTGAGCTACAAGCACGTCACAAGCTCAAACTCTATTGTGAAAAAGGTTTAGTATGTAAGTAAAGAAGGATGGAACGTGACTCGTTATCCATTGAGCTTTCGAGACAAAACAacagatttataaaaaaattataaatattatactaaatattactaaataaaaaaatactattaattttttctaatttacatTGTAGAAGCTTATCATCACATAATTATTCATTTCACTTTGATATGTTTCTAATTTAAGATATGTATTAGTgagttagtatatatttttttggtaacatatatattttgctgttatattttttaaaaatagtgataatttatcttttcgaggataaattgaatttcatcaaaTACTAAGTTCTCATTTTTAATCCGGTAATTcaatagtatatattaaatagcgaaatataatattttaaacttgattgagaaaataattttaagattgTGTTACTTAAAATAGAGAGAGATTTGTGGAATGAAATAAGGAAGAAATAAACATTGGTTTAGGGATCTATGATTTATGTAACCTTGGGGGTTAGAGAGTAAAATATGGGAgttctaaaatttttaaaactagtAGGGAATAATGagaattatgaaaagaaaaagtgtGTATTCATgtaatttatcttttcaaaaaaaagtatcagtgttttgattgattttgaatatcaaaataatgattttattccTACGAGTTTCTGTCAT harbors:
- the LOC138341700 gene encoding uncharacterized protein; amino-acid sequence: MTRTRTNVTGGRGEALPEAVVEAPARGKGRSRARGRASSTTVARGRGRGAAPVRGLAREVSTEPQIDDREDQVPPDPVVTPLLQDMLLRVLRVLEGFSQGGGATTTPHDSRTRKGAQTQEQQQDPAVQDAVGQLPVDSAVHNDVAPAIGGQVASTVVLTEDEQRRYERFRKMDPPQFQGGKSEDAHEFLTTCRELL